From one Pempheris klunzingeri isolate RE-2024b chromosome 5, fPemKlu1.hap1, whole genome shotgun sequence genomic stretch:
- the LOC139201037 gene encoding endosome/lysosome-associated apoptosis and autophagy regulator family member 2-like — translation MRSSAWFVASCALIVCTLRLTDGAKGQRPCSETDYYYEYTECDSTGSRWRVAIPQNAGACTGLPEPVRGTECTFSCEAGEFLEMSAQECTQCAAGSYSLGSGIRFDQWDSMPVGFSSLATPLENGPHGDDKLTCNSSSWVPQGNYLESNRDECTVSLIYAVHLKKQGSISFEYQYPDNNLLFEFFIQNDQCQEMDQSADTKWLKLTNHGEWATHTVNLKSGTNILYWRTGGVLMGAKVVKPVLLKNVQIEGVAYTSECFPCKPGTFSHVPGSSTCDPCPRDTYSGHGASSCTPCNTTTHYAAEGSAVCKDRPPCSRKDYFQIHTACDHEGKTQVMYKWIEPKICLEDVTGAESLPPSGEREPCPPCNPGFYNNDTATCSPCPPGTYSDGMKPCKRCPAGTEPTLGYEYKWWNILPANMKTSCFNVGNSKCDSMNGWEVAGDYIQSGAGSSDNDYLILNIHVPGFKLPTSMSSHSGTEFGRITFEFETLCTADCELYFMMDVNRKSTTVVESWERTKARQSYTHVMTKNASVSYTWAFQRTNQPSDVRRNVNDVARIYSISVSNAVDGVSSECRACALSTQPSSSMCVPCPPGHYIDTRTSQCTECPPNTYLVSHATPGPDACKPCGPGSKSDKDHSLCYSDCHFTHKEGNTSLTFDFSLLGSVGSLMNGPSFTSKGTKYFHHFNISLCGGQGQLAVCTDNVTDLSITDSQREKGEGSNSVKTFICQSTIIPASGRGFHTALSSQSINLADTFLGATVDDTLDGIRARAELYQQSSKKVPDVNFYYRSLEATSSCDSGRSAVVTLRCNPEKSTKGEISVPSQCPAGTCDGCTFHFLWESSGACPTCTERDYHQIEGACKGGHQDLLYVWTEPKLCMGGVSLPEKKTLPCEGMEFWVRLGAGLGAFTAVLLVSLTCYFWKKNKRLEYKYSRLVMSANKECEMPGADSCAVMEGENEGDMEDEIVYTKPSLLGKLKAIASKRNGESYEHVQLNSSHSKALVWS, via the exons ATGCGGTCCTCTGCTTGGTTCGTCGCCAGTTGCGCTCTGATTGTCTGCACGCTCCGGCTGACTGACGGGGCCAAAGGACAGCGGCCGTGTAGTGAG ACGGACTACTACTATGAGTACACAGAGTGTGACAGCACAGGATCTCGGTGGAGAGTGGCCATTCCACAGAACGCCGGAGCCTGCACTGGACTACCAGAGCCAGTGCGCGGCACTGAGTGCA CCTTCTCATGCGAGGCTGGGGAGTTCCTGGAGATGTCGGCTCAGGAGTGTACTCAGTGTGCAGCAGGAAGCTACTCCCTCGGCAGCGGTATCCGCTTCGACCAATGGGATTCCATGCCTGTTGGGTTCAGTAGCCTGGCAACCCCCTTGGAAAACGGCCCCCACGGAGATGACAAGCTCACCTGCAACAG TTCTTCCTGGGTGCCTCAAGGAAACTATCTGGAGTCCAACAGGGATGAGTGCACGGTCTCTCTCATCTATGCTGTCCATCTGAAGAAGCAGGGCTCTATCAGCTTTGAGTACCAGTATCCAGACAACAACCTGCTGTTTGAGTTCTTT atccAGAATGACCAGTGTCAGGAGATGGATCAGTCTGCTGATACGAAGTGGCTCAAGCTCACCAATCATGGTGAATGGGCAACCCATACG GTGAACCTGAAATCTGGCACCAACATCCTGTACTGGAGGACGGGTGGAGTCCTGATGGGGGCCAAAGTCGTGAAGCCTGTTTTGctaaaaaatgttcaaatagAGG GAGTCGCCTACACATCAGAGTGTTTCCCATGTAAGCCGGGGACATTCAGCCATGTCCCAGGCTCCTCCACATGTGACCCCTGTCCTCGGGACACCTACTCTGGCCACGGTGCCAGCTCCTGCACGCCCTGTAACACCACCACTCACTATGCAG CTGAGGGATCTGCTGTGTGTAAGGACAGACCTCCATGTTCCAGGAAGGACTATTTCCAGATCCACACAGCATGTGACCACGAAGGCAAG ACGCAGGTCATGTATAAGTGGATTGAACCTAAGATCTGCCTGGAAGATGTGACTGGAGCTGAGTCGTTGCCTCCAAGTGGAGAACGAGAGCCCTGTCCCCCCTGTAACCCTGGCTTCTATAACAATGACACGGCCACCTGCTCACCATGCCCACCTGGGACCTATTCTGATGGGATGAAAC CATGTAAGCGTTGTCCAGCAGGGACTGAGCCCACCTTGGGTTACGAGTATAAATGGTGGAATATTCTTCCTGCAAACATGAAGACCTCCTGTTTCAATGTGGGCAACTCCAAATGCGATAGTATGAATG GCTGGGAGGTGGCTGGTGATTATATCCAGAGTGGAGCAGGAAGCTCGGATAATGATTACCTCATCCTCAACATCCATGTTCCTGGCTTCAA GCTCCCTACGTCCATGTCCAGCCATTCTGGGACAGAGTTTGGTCGCAtcacatttgaatttgaaacTTTGTGCACAGCTGATTGCGAGCTCTACTTCATGATG gacGTAAACAGGAAGAGTACTACAGTGGTGGAGTCATGGGAAAGAACAAAAGCAAGACAGTCCTACACACATGTCATGACAAAGAATGCCTCAGTTTCCTACACATGGGCTTTCCAGAGAACGAACCAACCATCAGAT gTGCGTAGGAATGTCAATGATGTGGCACGAATTTACTCCATCTCAGTGAGTAATGCTGTTGATGGGGTGTCCTCTGAGTGCCGGGCGTGTGCCCTCAGCACGCAACCCTCCAGCTCTATGTGTGTGCCGTGTCCACCTGGACATTACATAGACACGCGCACCAGCCAGTGCACAGAGTGTCCACCAAACACGTACCTCGTCTCTCACGCCACACCGGGCCCGGACGCCTGCAAACCCTGTGGACCAGGCAGCAAGAGCGACAAG gatCACAGTTTATGTTACAGTGACTGTCACTTCACCCACAAAGAGGGCAATACCTCTCTGACTTTTGACTTCAGCCTCCTTGGGTCTGTGGGATCTCTGATGAACGGTCCAAGCTTTACCTCCAAAGGAACCAAGTACTTCCACCACTTCAATATCAGCCTATGTGGAGGACAG gGTCAGCTGGCCGTATGCACAGACAATGTAACAGACCTATCCATCACCGACTCCCAGCGAGAGAAAGGTGAAGGATCCAACTCTGTCAAGACCTTCATCTGTCAGTCAACAATCATCCCAGCTAGTGGACGAGGCTTCCACACGGCGCTCTCCTCGCAGTCCATTAACCTGGCTGACACGTTCCTCG GAGCGACGGTAGATGACACACTTGATGGAATAAGGGCCAGAGCAGAGCTTTACCAGCAGTCCTCCAAGAAAGTACCTGATGTCAACTTCTACTACAG GTCCCTTGAGGCAACCTCTTCTTGTGACTCCGGTCGGAGCGCAGTAGTGACACTTCGGTGTAACCCAGAGAAGAGCACTAAAGGGGAGATCTCAGTTCCCAG TCAGTGCCCTGCAGGAACGTGCGACGGCTGCACCTTTCATTTCTTATGGGAGAGCTCTGGAGCCTGTCCaacatgcacagagagagactACCATCAGATAGAGGGAGCCTGCAAGGGAGgacatcag GACCTGCTGTATGTGTGGACTGAGCCCAAGCTGTGTATGGGAGGTGTGAGCTTGCCTGAAAAGAAAACGCTGCCATGTGAGGGGATGGAGTTCTGGGTACGACTCGGTGCGGGGCTGGGAGCGTTCACTGCAGTGCTGCTCGTCTCCCTCACCTGCTACTTCTGGAAGAAGAACAAAAG GTTGGAATACAAGTACTCCCGCTTGGTGATGTCTGCCAATAAGGAGTGTGAGATGCCAGGAGCTGACAGCTGTGCTGTCATGGAGGGAGAGAACGAGGGAGACATGGAGGATGAAATTGTGTACACAAAACCTTCTCTACTTGGCAAACTCAAAGCCATAGCATCCAAG agaaatggagagagctATGAACATGTGCAGCTAAACTCCTCTCACTCCAAAGCGCTGGTATGGAGCTAG